The following proteins are co-located in the bacterium genome:
- a CDS encoding flagellar biosynthesis anti-sigma factor FlgM → MENTVEKIALEISNEDAVSSEGIEVRRPRKATLLKLQWLAERIRKVERIKKELAEGTYAVSSEDVARSMLGLKK, encoded by the coding sequence ATGGAAAACACAGTTGAAAAAATTGCACTAGAAATCTCAAATGAAGATGCAGTTTCCAGTGAAGGCATTGAAGTCAGGCGCCCACGTAAAGCAACACTGCTTAAATTACAATGGTTAGCAGAAAGAATTCGTAAAGTAGAAAGAATTAAGAAAGAGCTCGCAGAAGGCACTTACGCAGTATCTTCAGAAGACGTAGCCCGATCAATGTTAGGATTAAAGAAATAA